The Streptomyces sp. NBC_01689 genome includes a window with the following:
- a CDS encoding universal stress protein, with translation MTEPIVVGVDASAPSRAAAEWAAGDARLRGLPLRVVRIEGAGAIAAVLASRASIIVLGLRGEDGVPVPAVGSVIHEVAARSDLPVVLVPAGGHGPVGGEWRTVQVVLSLDARNPVSPVVDFAFDAARRRGARLHAIHTWRLPPFAERWMPYALPEEDRGAWEDQEVQLLSDALRPWREKYPHVDVYEDVRLQIPSAALVRASASAELLVVGRPGRTLGPTLRAVLEHTACPVAVVPD, from the coding sequence ATGACCGAGCCGATCGTTGTCGGGGTCGACGCATCCGCGCCCAGCAGGGCGGCGGCCGAATGGGCGGCGGGGGACGCGCGGCTGCGCGGGCTGCCGTTGCGGGTCGTGCGCATCGAGGGAGCCGGAGCGATCGCCGCGGTGCTGGCTTCGCGGGCCTCGATCATTGTTCTCGGGCTGCGCGGCGAGGACGGCGTCCCGGTGCCGGCCGTGGGTTCCGTCATCCATGAGGTGGCGGCCCGCTCGGACCTGCCCGTGGTCCTGGTACCAGCCGGCGGCCATGGCCCTGTGGGCGGCGAGTGGCGTACGGTCCAGGTGGTTCTGAGCCTGGACGCCCGCAACCCGGTGAGCCCTGTCGTGGACTTCGCGTTCGACGCCGCCCGGCGCCGCGGTGCCCGGCTGCACGCCATCCATACCTGGCGGCTGCCACCCTTCGCCGAGCGGTGGATGCCGTACGCGCTGCCGGAGGAGGACCGGGGCGCGTGGGAGGACCAGGAGGTGCAGCTGCTGTCGGACGCACTGCGGCCGTGGCGGGAGAAGTACCCGCACGTGGACGTCTACGAAGACGTCCGTCTCCAGATCCCATCGGCCGCCCTCGTCCGGGCGTCAGCCTCGGCGGAGCTCTTGGTGGTCGGCCGCCCGGGCCGGACGCTCGGCCCCACTCTGCGGGCCGTGCTGGAGCACACCGCCTGCCCGGTGGCTGTGGTTCCGGACTGA
- a CDS encoding bifunctional acetate--CoA ligase family protein/GNAT family N-acetyltransferase, whose translation MTDGERDRPTVHALLADGTTVCIRSARPGDHEQLRGLYEEMSPENLRLRFFAASRRSADLAADRAAAPARPGYRALLAETHGRVIGLAEYETVDDPETAEMSIAVADGLHHRGVGTLLVEHLVSAARADGVTTFTADALSENHEVLRLFTDLGLRAGRRFEGPEVRCTIALDEDDTYLAAVEARGRAADVVSLEPLLRPEAVAVVGAGRRPGSVGRALLHHLHAGGFTRRLFAVNPHVSSILGVPSYSSVGALPKAPDLAVLAIPADALPAMAEECGKAGVRALLVVTAGLSPLQAEALMTACRTYGMRLVGPNCLGISNTDPKIRLDATFAAEHPRPGTAGIAVQSGGVGIALLDGLSRLGIGVSSFVSLGDKYDVSGNDMLQWWESDGRTDLALLHLESFGNPRAFSRTARRVTRRMPVLTVDAGRTEAGRRAAASHTAAAATRTMTRQALFAQAGITATRSVGELLETAALLHAQPLPAGTRVAIVTNAGGAGVLAADACAEAGLSLAAPTPELIDDLLAVLPEGAAAGNPVDATAAVTEDQLRDCVDRLLRSPGIDAVLMALVPTAVAVATGDDLVRALTDGPGRRERPAVVVRLEQDLPVTLLPAREGGAVPSYAEPVAAARALAHAARRTAWLQRPAGSIPELVEVDPARAHAVAETYLATHPDGGRLDPRTCAELLACYGIPQLPWAWAETEDDAVIAAERLRGADGRVVMKAHWPGLVHKTEQHAIHLDLEGDAQVRAAFRDFETRFAGLMTGVVVQPLAARGTELFAGVTQDDVFGPLVLFGLGGTATEVLADHAARLAPLTDHDVHDLITAPRCAPLLLGTHGSRPADLQGLEQLLLRLSRMAGDLPQLAEADFNPVLATPAEVTVLDARVRLLPRRAQDPYLRRLR comes from the coding sequence ATGACGGACGGCGAGCGCGATCGCCCCACCGTGCACGCTTTGCTCGCGGACGGCACCACCGTGTGCATACGGTCCGCACGGCCCGGCGACCACGAGCAGCTGCGAGGGCTCTACGAGGAGATGTCCCCGGAGAACCTCCGGTTGCGGTTCTTCGCCGCCAGCCGCCGCTCCGCCGACCTGGCCGCGGACCGGGCCGCGGCGCCGGCCCGCCCCGGGTACCGGGCGCTGCTCGCCGAGACGCACGGCCGGGTGATCGGCCTGGCCGAGTACGAGACCGTCGACGACCCCGAGACGGCCGAGATGTCGATCGCCGTGGCCGACGGGCTGCATCACCGGGGTGTCGGCACCCTCCTGGTGGAACACCTCGTCTCCGCCGCGCGTGCGGACGGCGTCACCACGTTCACCGCCGACGCGCTCAGCGAGAACCACGAGGTGCTGCGGCTCTTCACCGACCTGGGCCTGCGCGCCGGACGCCGGTTCGAGGGTCCCGAGGTGCGCTGCACCATCGCGCTCGACGAGGACGACACCTACCTCGCGGCCGTCGAGGCCCGTGGCCGGGCCGCCGACGTCGTCAGCCTGGAACCGCTGCTGCGACCCGAAGCGGTCGCCGTGGTCGGCGCCGGACGCAGGCCCGGATCGGTGGGGCGGGCTCTCCTGCACCATCTGCACGCGGGGGGCTTCACCCGACGGCTCTTCGCGGTGAACCCCCACGTCTCCTCGATTCTCGGCGTGCCCTCCTACTCGTCGGTCGGCGCGCTGCCCAAGGCCCCCGATCTCGCGGTCCTCGCGATACCGGCGGACGCCCTGCCCGCCATGGCCGAAGAGTGCGGCAAGGCCGGGGTACGGGCACTGCTCGTGGTGACGGCCGGACTCAGCCCCCTCCAGGCGGAAGCGCTCATGACCGCGTGCCGCACCTACGGCATGCGTCTCGTCGGCCCCAACTGCCTGGGCATCTCCAACACCGACCCGAAGATCCGCCTCGACGCCACCTTCGCGGCCGAACATCCCCGCCCCGGCACCGCGGGCATAGCCGTACAGTCGGGCGGCGTGGGCATCGCCCTGCTCGACGGGCTGTCCCGGCTCGGCATCGGCGTCTCGTCCTTCGTGTCGCTCGGCGACAAGTACGACGTCAGCGGCAACGACATGCTCCAGTGGTGGGAGAGCGACGGCCGCACCGACCTGGCCCTGCTGCACCTGGAGTCCTTCGGCAACCCGCGGGCCTTCTCCCGCACCGCCCGGCGCGTGACCCGCCGGATGCCCGTCCTGACGGTCGACGCGGGCCGTACCGAGGCCGGTCGCCGTGCCGCCGCCTCGCACACCGCGGCCGCCGCGACCCGGACCATGACCCGACAGGCACTGTTCGCCCAGGCAGGCATCACCGCAACCCGCTCGGTGGGCGAACTCCTCGAAACCGCCGCGCTGTTGCACGCCCAGCCGCTTCCGGCCGGGACCCGCGTGGCGATCGTCACCAACGCGGGCGGCGCGGGTGTCCTTGCGGCGGATGCCTGCGCCGAAGCAGGACTGTCCCTGGCCGCCCCCACTCCCGAGCTGATCGACGACCTGCTCGCCGTGCTGCCCGAAGGGGCGGCCGCGGGCAATCCCGTCGACGCCACGGCGGCCGTCACGGAGGACCAGCTCAGGGACTGTGTGGACCGGCTTCTGCGGTCCCCGGGCATCGACGCCGTGCTCATGGCCCTCGTCCCCACCGCGGTCGCCGTGGCGACCGGCGACGACCTCGTCCGAGCCCTCACCGACGGCCCCGGACGGCGGGAACGGCCCGCCGTCGTCGTACGCCTTGAGCAGGACCTGCCGGTCACGCTGCTGCCCGCGCGGGAGGGCGGCGCCGTCCCCTCGTACGCCGAACCGGTCGCGGCGGCCCGGGCCCTGGCGCACGCCGCCCGCCGCACGGCCTGGCTGCAGCGGCCCGCGGGCTCGATCCCCGAGCTCGTCGAGGTGGACCCGGCCCGGGCGCACGCGGTCGCAGAGACCTACCTCGCCACCCATCCGGACGGCGGCCGGCTCGACCCGCGCACCTGCGCCGAACTCCTCGCCTGCTACGGCATTCCGCAACTTCCGTGGGCCTGGGCCGAGACCGAGGACGACGCCGTCATCGCCGCCGAACGGCTCCGTGGTGCCGACGGCCGCGTGGTCATGAAGGCCCACTGGCCCGGCCTGGTCCACAAGACCGAACAGCACGCGATCCATCTCGACCTCGAGGGCGACGCCCAAGTACGCGCCGCCTTCCGGGACTTCGAGACCCGGTTCGCCGGACTCATGACCGGAGTCGTGGTCCAGCCGCTCGCCGCGCGCGGCACCGAACTGTTCGCGGGCGTGACGCAGGACGACGTCTTCGGCCCGCTGGTGCTGTTCGGGCTCGGCGGCACGGCGACCGAGGTGCTGGCCGACCACGCCGCCCGCCTCGCACCGCTGACCGACCACGACGTACACGACCTGATCACCGCGCCGCGCTGTGCGCCCCTGCTGCTGGGCACGCACGGCAGCCGGCCGGCTGATCTCCAAGGCCTCGAACAGCTTCTGCTGCGACTGTCCCGCATGGCGGGCGACCTGCCGCAGCTCGCCGAGGCCGACTTCAACCCCGTCCTGGCGACACCCGCCGAGGTCACCGTGCTCGACGCACGCGTCCGCCTGCTGCCGCGCCGCGCCCAGGACCCCTACCTGCGCCGACTGCGCTGA